A genomic segment from Mycoplasma sp. 1018B encodes:
- a CDS encoding ATP-dependent helicase: protein MQNIKKDKILKDLNAEQLEALNYFDTPLRIIAGAGSGKTRVLTRKIAYLINVLGISPRQILALTFTNKAANEMNERVMQYTNNTENNKPEITTFHALCAKILRIEAHNLGFNNDFQIVDDLDKKIILDSIYKIHNLNTQDIKYSRLLNLFSLAKNNNFTGDELTIYLNKKETDSVIIQTNKVIGQMFEEYNQNLKLKNCFDFDDLILKVNELFNKHLNIGKKWANFYSYILVDEFQDTSSLQYEIVKKLTNENTHLTIVGDPDQTIYSWRGANVNLILDFHKDFSNTKTIILKTNYRSTQNILDAANKLIHYNKNRFEKDLITNNPQGNEIDFIHAFSTEAEARWVVQKINELKKQKIQLKNIAIFYRSNYYSRSFEEELIKENINYKISDSQKFFQRKEIKDVLSYLRVAYDFSDVSLIRIINTPSRKIGESTLSKLINFSQEKQETLFNSLIKHYKELNVSKTVLANIISLLNSIRKHNKALEKYSIFETIFSLLKEVGYINYIKTDPALKNTGEENVKELLNSIKNWEKKNPDKGIKEYLEEISLYCAGDEYDNGTNHVTLMTIHSAKGLEFDNVFLVGMNDQIFPHRRALENNFEFLEEERRLAYVAITRAKKRLFISDSRGYYGDKNINKTPSRFLKEMGLDIESKILKNEKTFFDFSSINNDENIKQLNKNIIAGDVISHTTFGEGTVLEVNNDSIVVQFVGKNGIKTLNKNHSSVRLLK from the coding sequence ATGCAAAATATTAAAAAAGATAAAATTCTAAAAGATTTAAATGCAGAACAATTGGAAGCTTTAAACTATTTTGATACACCTCTGAGAATAATTGCTGGTGCAGGTAGCGGTAAAACTCGAGTTTTAACTAGAAAAATTGCATATTTAATTAATGTTTTAGGTATTTCTCCTAGGCAAATTTTAGCATTGACTTTTACTAATAAAGCAGCTAATGAAATGAATGAAAGAGTAATGCAATATACTAATAATACTGAAAATAATAAACCAGAAATAACTACTTTTCATGCTTTATGTGCAAAAATACTTAGAATTGAAGCACATAATTTAGGTTTTAATAATGATTTTCAAATAGTTGATGATTTAGATAAAAAAATTATTCTTGATTCAATTTATAAAATTCATAATTTAAATACACAAGATATTAAATATAGTCGTTTGCTTAATCTTTTTTCACTAGCTAAAAATAATAATTTTACCGGTGATGAATTAACTATTTATCTTAATAAAAAAGAAACGGATTCAGTTATTATTCAAACCAATAAAGTTATAGGACAAATGTTTGAAGAATACAATCAAAATCTTAAATTAAAAAATTGTTTTGATTTTGACGATTTAATTCTAAAAGTAAATGAATTATTTAATAAACATTTAAACATTGGTAAAAAATGAGCAAATTTTTATTCTTATATTTTAGTCGATGAATTTCAAGATACTTCAAGTTTGCAATATGAAATTGTTAAAAAATTAACTAATGAAAACACTCATTTGACAATAGTAGGAGATCCTGATCAAACTATTTACTCATGAAGAGGAGCAAATGTTAATTTAATTTTAGATTTTCATAAGGATTTTTCTAATACTAAAACAATTATTTTAAAAACTAATTATCGTTCTACTCAAAACATTCTGGATGCTGCTAACAAATTAATTCATTATAATAAAAATCGTTTTGAAAAAGATTTAATTACAAATAATCCACAAGGTAATGAAATTGATTTCATACACGCTTTTAGCACAGAAGCAGAAGCTAGATGAGTTGTTCAAAAAATAAATGAATTAAAAAAACAAAAAATTCAATTAAAAAATATAGCAATTTTTTATCGTTCTAATTATTATTCTCGTTCATTTGAAGAAGAATTAATAAAAGAAAATATTAATTATAAAATTAGCGATAGTCAAAAATTTTTCCAACGTAAAGAAATAAAAGATGTTTTAAGTTATTTAAGAGTTGCTTATGATTTTAGTGATGTATCATTAATAAGAATTATTAATACACCTTCAAGAAAAATTGGTGAATCCACTTTAAGCAAATTAATAAATTTTTCTCAAGAAAAACAAGAAACATTATTTAATTCCTTAATTAAACATTATAAAGAATTAAACGTTTCCAAAACTGTTTTAGCTAATATTATTTCTTTATTAAATTCTATTCGCAAGCATAACAAAGCTTTAGAAAAATATTCTATTTTTGAAACTATTTTTTCTTTATTAAAAGAAGTTGGTTATATAAATTACATTAAAACTGATCCTGCTTTAAAAAATACAGGAGAAGAAAATGTTAAAGAATTATTGAATTCTATAAAAAATTGAGAAAAGAAAAATCCAGACAAAGGAATTAAAGAATATTTAGAAGAAATTTCTCTTTATTGTGCTGGAGATGAATATGATAATGGTACTAATCATGTAACGTTAATGACTATACATTCGGCCAAAGGTTTAGAATTTGATAATGTTTTTTTAGTTGGAATGAACGACCAAATTTTTCCGCATCGTAGAGCATTAGAAAATAATTTTGAATTTTTAGAAGAAGAAAGAAGATTAGCTTATGTGGCCATAACAAGGGCTAAAAAACGTTTATTTATTAGTGATAGCAGAGGATATTATGGTGATAAAAATATTAATAAAACTCCTTCTAGATTTTTAAAAGAAATGGGATTAGATATTGAATCTAAAATTTTGAAAAATGAAAAAACTTTTTTTGACTTTTCATCAATTAATAATGACGAAAATATTAAACAGCTTAATAAAAATATTATAGCTGGGGATGTAATTAGCCATACAACTTTTGGTGAAGGAACTGTATTAGAAGTAAATAACGATTCAATAGTTGTACAATTTGTGGGCAAAAATGGTATTAAAACTTTAAATAAAAATCATTCTTCAGTAAGATTATTAAAATAA
- a CDS encoding DegV family protein, with translation MKKIGYILDSFSCINQKEAQQLGYGYFPFIVEADGNIYNDGIDLTKKELLEIIEKSKNVKTSLPNLQLMENIIKKMCQEYDIVVYLPIAETLSGAMSAANNFTQDYKNFYILKNRFVANQYLSAIKYIDKLFQENKTIENIQKEINKISLTTETYIIPTDLNYLINGGRISNLKKFLLKSVSKMKLTPYIKFHLNDNSPAGIARGYKGAALQIIDKLLAKVKNSSVNELLAKFEINFIYGINKIINEEIKNLFSNKQITFNNEKLNTSVIAVHTGPDAVAISIMPKLEI, from the coding sequence ATGAAAAAAATAGGGTATATTTTAGATTCTTTTTCTTGTATTAATCAAAAAGAAGCTCAACAATTAGGTTATGGTTATTTCCCTTTTATAGTAGAAGCTGATGGTAATATTTATAATGATGGAATAGATTTAACAAAAAAAGAACTGTTAGAAATTATTGAAAAAAGTAAAAACGTTAAAACTTCATTGCCTAATTTGCAATTAATGGAAAATATAATAAAAAAAATGTGCCAAGAATATGATATAGTTGTATATTTACCTATTGCTGAAACTTTATCTGGGGCAATGTCTGCCGCAAATAACTTTACTCAAGATTATAAAAATTTTTATATTTTAAAAAATCGTTTTGTTGCAAATCAATATTTATCAGCAATTAAATATATTGATAAACTTTTTCAAGAAAATAAAACTATCGAAAATATTCAAAAAGAAATTAATAAAATTTCTTTAACTACAGAAACTTATATTATTCCAACAGATTTAAATTATTTAATTAATGGCGGCAGAATTTCTAATTTAAAAAAATTTTTATTAAAATCAGTTTCAAAAATGAAATTAACACCTTATATTAAATTTCATTTAAACGATAATTCTCCTGCTGGTATAGCTAGAGGATACAAAGGAGCAGCATTACAAATAATTGACAAATTATTAGCCAAAGTTAAAAATTCTTCAGTTAATGAATTATTAGCAAAATTTGAAATTAATTTTATATATGGAATTAATAAAATCATTAATGAAGAAATAAAAAATTTATTTAGTAATAAACAAATTACATTTAATAATGAAAAATTAAACACTTCTGTAATTGCTGTTCACACAGGTCCTGATGCTGTAGCAATTAGTATAATGCCTAAATTAGAAATTTAA
- the asnS gene encoding asparagine--tRNA ligase has translation MDITIKKILLETIEFDQKNVTILAWVTANRGNNKIRFISINDGSTVKSLQVVAKNDKLDLTQLDDKFLHLGAAVKVKGIIRYTPNSNQKCELEAINFEILKDTDSSFPIQKQQINLETLRDIPHVRHRTNLLRSVFLIRSTLALEIHKYFREHDFLYFNAPIITSNDGEGAGETFVVNDENTNNPFFGSKKATLGVTGQLHGESFALGYKKIYTFAPTFRAEHSNTKKHAAEFWMIEPEVAFYDLKNIINLADDLLKSVIKNTLLIHKDEFDFLEETVDKNLRNKLNNFLNKKLQILDYKDAITHLEKVKDRFEEKNIVFGLDLATEHERYIAEELIKGPVALINFPKDFKAFYMYQNDDNKTVAAFDLLVPGIGELIGGSQREVREDKLLNRIKEIGISQEDLQWYLDLRKFGNSGSSGFGIGFERLVMYVTGIDNIRDVIPYPRTSGNIKM, from the coding sequence ATGGATATAACTATAAAAAAAATTTTACTAGAGACTATAGAGTTTGACCAAAAAAACGTTACTATCTTAGCATGAGTTACAGCCAATAGAGGAAATAATAAAATAAGATTTATAAGTATTAATGATGGTTCTACTGTTAAATCATTACAAGTTGTTGCAAAAAATGATAAATTAGATTTAACACAATTAGATGATAAATTTTTACATTTAGGAGCTGCAGTTAAAGTAAAAGGAATAATTAGATATACTCCAAACTCTAATCAAAAATGTGAATTAGAAGCCATAAATTTTGAAATTTTAAAAGATACTGATTCATCTTTTCCAATTCAAAAACAACAAATTAATTTAGAAACTTTAAGAGATATTCCTCATGTAAGACATAGAACTAATTTATTAAGATCGGTTTTTTTAATTAGATCAACATTAGCTCTTGAAATTCACAAATATTTTAGAGAACATGATTTTCTTTATTTTAATGCTCCTATTATAACAAGCAATGACGGCGAAGGAGCAGGAGAAACTTTTGTTGTTAACGATGAAAATACAAATAATCCCTTTTTTGGTTCAAAAAAGGCAACCTTAGGTGTAACAGGTCAATTACATGGCGAAAGCTTTGCACTAGGATATAAAAAAATATATACATTTGCTCCTACTTTTAGAGCTGAACATTCTAATACTAAAAAACACGCAGCAGAATTTTGAATGATTGAACCTGAAGTAGCATTTTATGATCTTAAAAATATAATTAATTTAGCTGATGATTTATTGAAATCAGTTATTAAAAATACTTTATTAATTCATAAAGATGAGTTTGATTTCTTAGAAGAAACAGTTGATAAAAATTTAAGAAATAAATTAAACAATTTTTTAAACAAAAAATTACAAATTTTGGATTACAAAGATGCTATAACTCATTTAGAAAAAGTAAAAGATCGCTTTGAAGAAAAAAATATTGTTTTTGGTCTAGATTTAGCAACAGAGCATGAAAGATATATAGCCGAAGAATTAATAAAAGGCCCTGTAGCTTTAATTAATTTTCCTAAAGATTTTAAAGCATTTTATATGTATCAAAATGATGATAATAAAACAGTTGCTGCTTTTGATTTATTAGTTCCTGGAATAGGAGAATTAATTGGTGGCAGTCAAAGAGAAGTTAGAGAAGATAAATTACTTAATAGAATAAAAGAAATTGGCATTTCGCAAGAAGATTTACAATGATATTTAGATTTAAGAAAATTTGGTAATTCTGGTTCAAGTGGTTTTGGTATAGGTTTTGAAAGATTAGTTATGTATGTAACTGGAATTGATAATATAAGAGATGTTATTCCTTATCCAAGAACATCAGGCAATATAAAAATGTAG
- a CDS encoding signal peptidase II has translation MKNKIKIFFSQNWIKLKKIHINKFIFYRQNYKNLIYKYLLFIIILVVFLLLDQLTKTFLFEWNDTHTDGTFIVKADLGIIGIRSIGHRGVTILPWKDNTLVIALIQTISILMILIFFSVPFYSDKKILIIIVALISSGAAGNMLDRFFFEGGMVKDILFIPFLEKWRGKQLGTFNLADVFVFLGAISYIIYFLLIIFKTKKETKNSNENEQFLNSNQDENYQQNVEKDKNE, from the coding sequence ATGAAAAACAAAATTAAGATTTTTTTTTCTCAGAATTGAATTAAATTAAAAAAAATACATATAAATAAATTTATCTTTTATCGTCAAAATTATAAAAATTTAATTTATAAATATTTATTGTTTATAATTATTTTAGTTGTCTTTTTACTATTAGATCAATTAACTAAAACGTTTTTGTTTGAATGAAATGATACTCATACTGATGGAACATTTATTGTTAAAGCAGATTTAGGAATTATAGGGATTAGATCAATAGGGCATAGAGGAGTAACTATTTTACCTTGAAAAGATAACACTTTAGTTATAGCTCTTATACAAACTATTAGCATATTGATGATACTTATCTTTTTTAGTGTTCCTTTTTATAGTGATAAAAAAATCTTAATCATAATTGTAGCCTTAATTTCCTCTGGGGCTGCTGGTAATATGCTTGATCGCTTCTTTTTTGAAGGAGGAATGGTTAAAGATATTTTGTTTATTCCTTTTTTAGAAAAATGAAGAGGAAAACAATTAGGCACTTTTAATTTAGCTGATGTTTTTGTTTTTTTAGGGGCAATTAGTTATATTATTTATTTTCTTTTGATTATTTTTAAAACAAAAAAAGAAACTAAAAATAGTAATGAAAATGAACAATTTTTAAATTCTAATCAAGATGAAAATTATCAACAAAATGTTGAAAAGGATAAAAATGAATAA
- a CDS encoding MHO_4530 family protein yields the protein MIIEIILSILASILILFFAVWILFIIIININNKIHKQGVAVYKINNLHKTIIRLNIKLFNSFHHLHFVKKNIFNFNKYYELKKFIDLFPSEKNLILNEYFRINNQEILELNFIKQVGKKFKYDIKCKIFPNKEEKNHHCVLTWKEIKILNKKFPLIIENNLNSVYQKKIVGLFNFQLNENTLTNGLNDDFIYDLNNYLHIKFTKLEVIFFDNLLILGQNFKNKNNLLKYEKKAEQIVDNFKNSLFFKKYFNKLTYMSLDCSKETKENYEIKIKFSLIQEKNYLLKTIIDDFDYYKNALLEYDKKNQYLNFTEQKYELFSKNKNLPLEHFYFLKIIGIEKKYLNYLENDYWNKIKYTYKINKFICEVFKDKKISLISNCYDLFKNFKNYLVLNKKIYLESFDNKFDLLILEKLFKINANKLEINLILKEINNEIINFILSKKIKTVIIDKRIINTIYNYNEQFLKLKNLEMILKNKTKIVLMDLNDEFINKYKNEINIYYELKSK from the coding sequence ATGATTATAGAAATTATTCTTAGTATCTTAGCAAGTATTTTAATCTTATTTTTTGCTGTTTGAATTCTATTTATAATAATTATAAATATAAATAATAAAATTCACAAACAAGGAGTCGCTGTTTATAAAATTAACAATTTGCATAAAACTATTATAAGATTGAATATTAAACTTTTTAATAGTTTTCATCATTTACATTTTGTTAAAAAAAATATTTTTAATTTTAATAAATATTATGAACTAAAAAAATTTATTGATTTATTTCCTAGCGAAAAAAATTTAATTCTTAATGAATATTTTAGAATTAATAATCAAGAAATTTTAGAATTAAATTTTATAAAACAAGTTGGTAAAAAATTTAAATATGATATTAAATGTAAAATTTTCCCAAATAAAGAAGAAAAAAATCATCATTGTGTTTTAACATGAAAAGAAATAAAAATATTAAATAAAAAATTTCCTCTTATTATTGAAAATAATTTAAATAGTGTTTATCAAAAAAAAATTGTCGGATTATTTAATTTTCAATTAAATGAAAATACTTTGACAAATGGCTTGAATGATGATTTTATTTATGATTTAAATAACTATTTACATATTAAATTTACAAAATTAGAAGTTATATTTTTTGATAATTTGCTTATTTTGGGGCAAAATTTTAAAAATAAAAATAATTTATTGAAATATGAAAAAAAAGCCGAGCAAATTGTTGATAATTTTAAAAATTCTTTATTTTTTAAAAAATATTTTAATAAATTAACTTATATGAGTTTAGATTGTTCTAAAGAAACAAAAGAAAATTATGAAATAAAAATTAAATTTTCTTTGATTCAAGAAAAAAATTATTTATTAAAAACTATAATTGATGATTTTGATTATTATAAAAATGCTTTATTAGAATATGATAAAAAAAATCAATATTTAAATTTTACTGAACAAAAATATGAATTATTTAGTAAAAATAAGAATTTACCTTTAGAGCATTTTTATTTTTTAAAAATTATAGGTATTGAAAAAAAATATTTGAATTATTTAGAAAATGATTATTGAAATAAAATCAAATATACATATAAGATAAATAAATTTATTTGTGAAGTTTTTAAAGATAAAAAAATATCATTAATTAGCAATTGTTATGATTTATTTAAAAATTTTAAAAACTATTTAGTTTTAAATAAAAAAATTTATCTAGAAAGTTTTGATAATAAATTCGATTTATTAATTTTAGAAAAATTGTTTAAAATTAATGCTAATAAATTAGAAATTAATTTAATTTTAAAAGAGATAAATAATGAAATAATTAATTTTATTTTGTCAAAAAAAATAAAAACTGTCATTATAGATAAAAGAATAATAAATACAATTTACAATTACAATGAACAATTTTTAAAATTAAAAAATTTAGAAATGATTTTAAAAAATAAAACTAAAATAGTATTAATGGATTTAAATGATGAATTCATTAATAAATATAAAAATGAAATTAACATTTATTACGAATTAAAATCGAAATAA
- a CDS encoding DNA starvation/stationary phase protection protein, translated as MNKNIELLKILQSTLLLLAIKIKNFHWNLKDINFFETHEELDKFFDQTNEQIDAVAEKIVMLDNLAIGSFEEAKKISLINEHVSQKVNGNYVFETLINDLQTLINFFDTNSSEWNFLVQPLIDEVIMFAHEWQWKFKASK; from the coding sequence ATGAATAAAAATATTGAATTATTAAAAATTTTGCAATCTACTTTATTATTATTAGCTATTAAAATTAAAAATTTTCATTGAAATTTAAAAGATATCAATTTTTTTGAAACACATGAAGAATTAGATAAATTTTTTGATCAAACTAATGAACAAATAGATGCAGTGGCAGAAAAAATAGTTATGTTAGACAATTTAGCTATTGGCAGCTTTGAAGAAGCAAAAAAAATATCTTTAATTAATGAACATGTTTCACAAAAAGTTAATGGTAATTATGTTTTTGAAACTTTGATTAATGATTTACAAACACTTATTAATTTCTTCGATACAAATTCTTCAGAGTGAAATTTTCTTGTTCAACCTTTAATAGATGAAGTGATTATGTTTGCACATGAATGACAATGAAAATTTAAAGCATCAAAATAA
- a CDS encoding magnesium transporter, with the protein MSDQNEILNWNELLLEAVKKEDKTQIKKIADEIPYAELAEILENFTIEQIKYVLKNLDDDLASETFAYLNVELQKELATSFTNKWEIKLLQNLQSDELAHVVEELDENEKSKIYAYISNDKREELNKILSYNEEQVGNIMSVDISSLNNNLTCEQALNKIKKDFKNKNAEIVHYFYIIDEMEKLLGSITLEEIIFSNPETKIDDLYSPSAFVNANDTKEKAAQVFSENDFSVLPVVNDEKKLIGMITSDDVIDVINEKATENIYSDVGINAKDSNNYDYLKMPISTLVKSRIFWLIITIIFSTLIQIIIDVFLKDNTFETTFAALLPIVISVPIMTSRHSYITIKRNLELQEITDKDYKKVLKKEIQTAIIISLILALINILRLYIYYAIKGDFTIQNWLLTSLKQQKELTHTLIISSTLVIVISTLLSALIGTSIPIYAIKYKKNLSTFSTVFLGNLATLISISLMIISLVIARQII; encoded by the coding sequence ATGTCAGATCAAAATGAAATATTGAATTGAAATGAATTGCTTCTTGAAGCTGTAAAAAAGGAAGATAAAACACAAATTAAAAAGATAGCAGATGAAATTCCTTATGCTGAACTTGCTGAAATTTTAGAAAATTTCACAATAGAACAAATTAAATATGTTCTCAAAAATCTTGATGATGATTTAGCCAGTGAAACATTTGCTTATTTAAATGTAGAATTACAAAAAGAATTAGCGACTTCTTTTACAAATAAATGAGAAATTAAACTTTTACAAAATTTACAAAGTGATGAATTAGCTCATGTTGTAGAAGAATTAGATGAAAATGAAAAATCAAAAATTTATGCTTATATTTCTAATGATAAAAGAGAAGAATTAAACAAAATTCTCAGTTATAATGAAGAACAAGTAGGTAATATTATGAGTGTTGATATTTCTTCACTTAATAATAATTTGACTTGTGAACAAGCGTTAAATAAAATTAAAAAAGATTTTAAAAATAAAAATGCAGAAATAGTTCATTATTTTTATATTATTGATGAAATGGAAAAATTACTTGGTTCTATCACTTTAGAAGAAATTATTTTTTCAAATCCTGAAACTAAAATCGATGATTTATATTCTCCATCAGCTTTTGTTAATGCTAATGACACTAAAGAAAAAGCAGCTCAAGTTTTTAGCGAAAATGATTTTTCAGTTTTACCTGTTGTAAATGATGAAAAAAAACTTATCGGTATGATAACAAGCGATGATGTTATAGATGTTATTAATGAAAAAGCCACAGAAAATATTTATAGTGATGTAGGTATAAATGCTAAAGATTCAAATAATTATGATTATTTGAAAATGCCAATTTCAACTTTAGTCAAAAGCAGAATTTTTTGATTAATAATTACTATTATTTTTAGTACTTTGATTCAAATTATTATTGATGTTTTTCTTAAAGATAATACTTTTGAAACTACTTTTGCTGCCTTATTACCAATTGTTATTAGTGTTCCAATTATGACATCAAGACATAGTTATATAACAATTAAAAGAAATTTAGAATTACAAGAAATAACAGATAAAGACTATAAAAAAGTTTTGAAAAAAGAAATTCAAACAGCAATAATAATAAGTTTAATTTTAGCTTTAATTAATATTTTAAGATTATATATTTACTATGCTATTAAAGGAGATTTTACAATTCAAAATTGATTATTAACTTCTTTAAAACAACAAAAAGAATTAACACATACTTTAATTATTAGCAGCACACTAGTTATTGTAATAAGCACTTTATTATCTGCATTAATAGGCACTTCTATACCTATTTATGCCATTAAATATAAAAAGAATTTATCTACTTTTTCAACGGTTTTTTTAGGAAATTTAGCAACATTAATTTCAATTTCTTTAATGATAATTTCTTTAGTAATTGCAAGACAAATAATATAA
- a CDS encoding C1 family peptidase, translated as MQINKEFLDNCFKKYKNNSFNKIIENAITKNGIKNATYNNDMQRIHNFEFSLQIEKLGMTNQKNSGRCWIFAALNILKPIVAEKLNLKEFELSQNYLLFWDKLEKANTILQLFIDNPNLDFNDRLFITFMDNIIGDGGYYEWAQSLIKKYGIVPKNIMEEVSNSSDTNDLNDVLQIHLVSTIKSIQHAINAKNDLLLAQKIKLSSLERIFEICSKALGLPPETFTFEYRDKDDKFHKIKDITPLNFAKEYALIDELNMVNLTDDPRNKHPKNTILKAKYFTSVLEGDKLTFINTTINEIKKTVIESLQNKKPVWFDCDVAAFSDSKKGIMDLNLFSYEQTLRPFNNLNKEDRVNYRLSAPTHAMTIVGVDLDDNNQPLKWEIENSWGDKVGSKGYFSMSDEWFNEYVFGVIVDEKFVNSNILETAKNNTIIELEPWDILS; from the coding sequence ATGCAAATTAATAAAGAATTTTTAGATAATTGTTTTAAAAAATATAAAAATAATTCTTTTAATAAAATTATAGAAAATGCTATTACAAAAAATGGCATCAAAAACGCAACCTATAATAATGATATGCAACGTATTCATAATTTTGAATTTTCTTTACAAATAGAAAAATTAGGTATGACAAATCAAAAAAATTCCGGTAGATGTTGAATTTTTGCTGCATTAAATATTCTTAAACCTATAGTAGCAGAAAAATTAAATCTTAAAGAATTTGAATTATCACAAAATTATTTACTTTTTTGAGATAAATTAGAAAAAGCTAACACTATTTTGCAACTTTTTATTGATAATCCTAATTTAGATTTTAATGATCGTTTATTTATTACTTTTATGGATAATATAATAGGTGATGGCGGTTATTATGAATGGGCGCAAAGTTTAATTAAAAAATATGGAATTGTTCCAAAAAATATCATGGAGGAAGTATCAAATTCATCAGATACTAATGACTTAAATGATGTTTTACAAATTCATTTAGTTTCAACTATTAAAAGTATTCAACATGCAATTAACGCTAAAAATGATCTTTTATTAGCGCAAAAAATTAAACTTAGTTCATTAGAAAGAATTTTTGAAATTTGTTCTAAAGCTTTAGGTTTACCCCCAGAAACTTTTACTTTTGAATATCGTGATAAAGATGATAAATTTCATAAAATAAAGGATATTACTCCTTTAAATTTTGCCAAAGAATATGCATTAATTGATGAATTAAATATGGTTAATTTAACGGATGATCCTAGAAATAAACATCCTAAAAATACTATATTGAAAGCTAAGTATTTCACTTCAGTTTTAGAGGGTGATAAATTAACTTTCATAAATACAACAATTAATGAAATAAAAAAGACGGTTATAGAATCACTTCAAAATAAAAAACCAGTTTGATTTGATTGCGATGTTGCTGCTTTTAGTGATAGTAAAAAAGGAATAATGGATTTAAATCTTTTTTCTTATGAACAAACCTTAAGACCTTTTAATAATCTTAATAAAGAAGATAGAGTTAATTATCGTTTAAGCGCTCCTACGCACGCTATGACTATTGTCGGAGTAGATTTGGATGATAATAACCAGCCATTGAAATGAGAAATTGAAAATTCATGAGGTGATAAAGTAGGTTCAAAAGGGTATTTTTCAATGAGTGATGAATGATTTAATGAATATGTATTTGGTGTGATAGTAGATGAAAAATTTGTTAATTCAAATATTTTAGAAACAGCTAAAAATAATACTATTATTGAATTAGAACCTTGAGATATTCTTTCATAA
- a CDS encoding diadenylate cyclase has product MNYLLILLVINLTIVSIIFIFVIGPLIVQKIKTKNRKNQYQKLGQSSQLRLINQLREAIEYFSKNKIGAIITIENNDNIENLRTDGVILNANISSSLLIAIFNKTSPLHDGAVIIRENKIYYASTFYKITKKSINNQYGARHRAAVGISEICDATTIIVSEETGEVKFVKNGNFYDIRIEQFQEQLIKYLKD; this is encoded by the coding sequence ATGAATTATTTATTAATACTTTTAGTTATTAATTTAACAATTGTTTCAATAATTTTTATTTTTGTTATAGGACCTTTAATTGTTCAAAAAATCAAAACAAAAAATCGCAAAAATCAATATCAAAAATTAGGTCAAAGCAGTCAATTAAGATTAATTAATCAATTAAGAGAAGCGATTGAATATTTTTCAAAAAATAAAATAGGAGCAATAATAACTATTGAAAATAACGACAATATCGAGAATTTAAGAACTGATGGTGTTATATTAAATGCTAACATTTCTTCTAGTTTATTAATTGCTATTTTTAATAAAACTAGCCCCTTACATGATGGAGCTGTAATTATAAGAGAAAATAAAATTTATTATGCTTCTACTTTTTACAAAATTACTAAAAAATCAATTAATAATCAATATGGCGCAAGACATAGAGCGGCAGTAGGCATAAGCGAAATTTGTGATGCAACTACAATAATTGTTAGTGAAGAAACAGGTGAAGTTAAATTTGTTAAAAACGGTAATTTTTATGATATAAGAATTGAACAATTCCAAGAACAACTTATTAAATATTTAAAGGATTAA